The following proteins are encoded in a genomic region of Methanomassiliicoccales archaeon:
- a CDS encoding DEAD/DEAH box helicase, translating to MRAVERMGFVEPTPVQERTIPLIMKGRDVIAQAQTGTGKTAAFGIPILESLTKGVKPFSLVIVPTRELGAQVADEIKKLSYYMDDVRVLSVYGGKSIDDQIDVLRKGVDIVVGTPGRIIDHLHRGTLSLNEIEVLVLDEADRMLDMGFIEDIDYIVSKVKTPRQTMLFSATIPVGVREIAQKYMNDPETIMIGEEQLVLPTTKQIYFNIERKNKIWALCRVLDAYKPKAMVFVQTKVMVEIIAKHLASYGYPVSSLHGDLTQAKREKVLQDFRDDKTAVLIATDVAARGLDIEGVTHVINYDIPEDPEIYVHRIGRTGRAGKEGVAITFITSKENYLLKKINELGVTEITHEEVPESGRKDVIRRVMDFEDQADLFGMVLFAVTAEGASVERGALLDMLVRKLRVPELGVGNINVLQDRTEFEIHKDSAKKVLMELKSLRLNDKRLKVEIVHRELPPISMQ from the coding sequence ATGAGGGCCGTCGAACGCATGGGGTTCGTCGAACCGACCCCGGTGCAGGAGCGTACCATCCCCCTTATCATGAAGGGGAGGGACGTCATAGCCCAGGCCCAGACGGGCACGGGCAAGACCGCGGCCTTCGGCATACCCATCCTTGAGTCCCTCACTAAAGGAGTCAAACCGTTCTCCCTCGTCATCGTGCCCACCAGAGAGCTGGGGGCCCAGGTGGCCGACGAAATAAAGAAGCTTTCCTATTACATGGACGACGTGCGGGTGCTGTCGGTCTATGGCGGAAAGTCCATTGACGATCAGATCGATGTACTGCGCAAGGGCGTGGACATCGTCGTCGGCACCCCCGGCCGCATCATCGACCATCTGCACCGGGGGACGCTCAGCCTCAACGAGATCGAGGTCCTGGTGCTGGACGAGGCCGACCGCATGCTGGACATGGGGTTCATCGAGGACATCGATTACATCGTCTCCAAGGTCAAGACCCCGCGCCAGACCATGCTGTTCTCGGCCACCATCCCCGTCGGGGTGCGCGAGATAGCACAGAAGTACATGAACGACCCGGAGACGATAATGATTGGCGAAGAACAACTAGTGCTGCCCACCACCAAACAGATCTACTTCAACATCGAGCGCAAGAACAAGATATGGGCGCTCTGCCGGGTGCTGGACGCCTACAAGCCCAAGGCCATGGTCTTTGTGCAGACCAAGGTGATGGTGGAAATAATTGCCAAGCATTTGGCGTCATACGGCTACCCCGTGAGCTCCCTGCATGGAGATCTTACGCAGGCCAAGAGGGAGAAGGTGCTGCAGGATTTCCGCGATGACAAGACTGCTGTGCTGATCGCCACGGACGTGGCCGCCCGCGGACTGGACATCGAGGGTGTCACCCACGTCATCAATTATGATATACCGGAGGACCCGGAGATCTACGTGCACCGCATCGGTAGGACCGGGCGCGCTGGCAAGGAAGGCGTAGCTATCACCTTCATCACCTCAAAGGAGAACTACCTGCTGAAGAAGATCAACGAGTTAGGCGTTACGGAGATCACCCACGAGGAGGTTCCGGAGAGCGGTCGCAAGGACGTCATCCGCCGGGTCATGGACTTCGAGGACCAGGCGGACCTGTTCGGCATGGTGCTCTTTGCGGTCACCGCGGAAGGCGCGTCGGTGGAGCGCGGGGCGCTCCTGGATATGTTGGTGCGCAAGCTAAGGGTCCCGGAGCTCGGGGTGGGCAACATCAACGTGCTTCAGGACCGCACCGAGTTCGAGATCCACAAGGACTCGGCCAAGAAGGTGCTTATGGAGCTGAAGTCCCTGCGCCTGAACGACAAAAGGCTCAAGGTGGAGATCGTCCACCGCGAGCTGCCCCCGATATCCATGCAGTAG
- a CDS encoding ABC transporter permease — MSNLSKIARKEIKELLTPATLIPIIVIALLFGSLGGAFSGVENSLDEPPKIALINNDTEILSEVAFQVMNQTAEIVYVGNSVQEALQTLDDEDGVALFIIPSNFTSDILSNKTGTIEAYWIMKGAGIMDSLPSAVAENVLFNVDQTISATLITYDLSNNATIILNPTQLTETTIFKDKEMAGISPVTLSSVMSSQSFIMPLIVMMVIIYAGSIVISSMGSEEENKTLETLLTMPISRTSIVFGKLLGAAVVGLIMAVIYMLGMSFYFNSLMGSSSIDLAQYGLTLDLLDYVLVGASLFAALVFALALCMILGIFTKNYKAAQTMTMPVTFLAMIPMFITMFTDFDTLPLVAKILVFAIPFSHPMIAMRSLMFDDYPLVLAGIAYSTIMALLAMFVAVTLFKKDILLTGKMISEEKMAKFPVLAAIMKMSKRKRR; from the coding sequence ATGAGCAACCTGTCGAAGATAGCCAGGAAGGAGATCAAAGAGCTGCTCACCCCGGCCACTCTAATCCCCATAATCGTCATCGCCCTGCTGTTCGGTTCCCTCGGAGGGGCTTTCAGCGGCGTGGAGAACTCGCTGGACGAACCGCCCAAGATCGCCCTGATAAACAACGACACCGAGATCCTTTCAGAGGTGGCCTTCCAGGTCATGAACCAGACGGCTGAGATAGTGTACGTGGGGAACAGCGTGCAGGAGGCCTTGCAGACCCTGGACGACGAGGACGGTGTGGCCCTCTTCATCATCCCCAGCAACTTCACCTCGGACATACTGAGTAACAAGACCGGCACCATCGAGGCCTACTGGATTATGAAGGGCGCCGGCATCATGGATTCGCTCCCAAGCGCCGTGGCGGAGAACGTGCTGTTCAATGTGGACCAGACCATCTCGGCCACCCTGATCACCTATGACCTGAGCAACAATGCCACCATCATCCTGAACCCCACGCAGCTGACCGAGACCACCATTTTCAAGGACAAGGAGATGGCCGGCATATCCCCGGTCACCCTCTCCAGCGTCATGTCCTCCCAGTCCTTCATCATGCCATTGATCGTCATGATGGTGATAATCTACGCTGGTAGCATCGTCATCTCCTCCATGGGCTCGGAGGAGGAGAACAAGACCCTGGAAACGCTGCTCACGATGCCCATCAGCCGCACGTCCATCGTCTTCGGCAAGTTGCTGGGCGCGGCCGTGGTCGGCCTGATAATGGCGGTCATCTACATGCTGGGCATGAGCTTCTACTTCAATTCCCTGATGGGATCGTCCAGCATCGACCTGGCGCAGTACGGGCTGACCTTGGACCTTCTGGACTACGTGCTGGTCGGGGCTTCGCTCTTCGCCGCCCTGGTGTTCGCCCTGGCCTTGTGCATGATACTAGGCATATTCACCAAGAACTACAAGGCGGCCCAGACCATGACCATGCCGGTGACGTTCCTGGCCATGATACCCATGTTCATCACCATGTTCACCGATTTCGACACCCTGCCGCTGGTGGCCAAGATATTGGTGTTCGCCATACCCTTCTCCCATCCCATGATCGCCATGCGCTCCCTGATGTTCGACGATTATCCGCTGGTGCTCGCCGGGATTGCCTACTCGACGATCATGGCGCTGTTGGCCATGTTCGTCGCCGTCACCCTGTTCAAGAAGGACATACTGCTGACGGGGAAGATGATCAGCGAGGAGAAGATGGCCAAGTTCCCGGTGCTGGCAGCGATCATGAAGATGTCGAAGAGGAAGCGGCGCTGA
- a CDS encoding ABC transporter ATP-binding protein has translation MFAIEVKDLVKDYGSFKAIKGISFNVREKEVYGLIGPNGAGKTTTLRILSTLLEITGGEVKIQGIDLRNKPDQVRKVISYLPEDAGAYKHLRGREYLKFIAQFFAEGKGAEELVARGLEIANLGERIDDKVETYSKGMARRLLVARALMIKPKLAILDELTSGLDVLNAQEIRRTVKAFAAQGTTVLLSSHNMLEVELLCDRIALINDGRIMAEGTPAELKERYGANNIEEVFVTVVKE, from the coding sequence ATGTTCGCCATTGAGGTCAAGGACCTGGTCAAGGATTATGGGTCCTTCAAAGCGATCAAGGGGATATCGTTCAACGTGCGGGAGAAAGAGGTATACGGTCTCATCGGCCCGAACGGGGCGGGCAAGACCACCACCCTGCGTATCCTGTCGACGCTGCTGGAGATCACCGGAGGGGAAGTTAAGATACAAGGCATCGACCTTAGGAACAAGCCGGACCAGGTCAGGAAGGTCATAAGCTACCTCCCTGAGGACGCCGGGGCCTACAAGCACCTCAGAGGTCGCGAGTACCTGAAGTTCATTGCCCAGTTCTTCGCCGAGGGCAAGGGAGCGGAAGAACTGGTGGCCCGGGGGTTGGAGATCGCTAACCTGGGCGAGAGGATAGATGATAAGGTCGAGACGTACAGCAAGGGCATGGCCCGGCGCCTGCTGGTGGCCAGAGCACTGATGATCAAACCGAAATTGGCCATCCTGGACGAGCTGACCTCCGGCTTGGACGTGCTGAACGCGCAGGAGATAAGGCGCACGGTGAAAGCGTTCGCCGCACAGGGCACTACGGTGCTACTGTCCTCGCACAATATGTTAGAGGTCGAGCTCCTATGCGACCGCATCGCCCTCATCAACGACGGCAGGATAATGGCCGAAGGGACGCCGGCCGAACTTAAGGAGAGATATGGGGCCAACAACATCGAGGAAGTGTTCGTCACGGTGGTGAAGGAATGA
- a CDS encoding DUF998 domain-containing protein, whose translation MDDMRERLIQLGPLAGIAGTFSFNLLFIVPVSLHSDWRFGIDFMNVLGTPKSDAGLFNYAVMLMGALSVVFALGLDQFISWHFLGKISTFSFIVGSAALFLVGFFPINYGDLHDKLTWVFFIFVMSMILMVPLMWNTNRLDRIAFISIIIVSAFSLIGEAMVQLGLIRNELCEILVVLVLGVWIVVISVLMLLKLRKERLTVTPDNGS comes from the coding sequence ATGGACGATATGCGAGAACGCCTCATCCAATTAGGTCCCCTAGCTGGAATAGCGGGTACGTTCTCCTTCAACCTTCTTTTCATCGTGCCGGTCTCCCTGCACAGCGATTGGCGCTTCGGTATCGACTTCATGAACGTGCTGGGAACCCCTAAATCGGACGCCGGACTTTTCAATTATGCCGTCATGCTGATGGGCGCCCTGAGCGTCGTTTTCGCCCTGGGCCTTGATCAGTTCATCTCCTGGCACTTTCTGGGAAAGATATCGACCTTTAGCTTCATCGTGGGCTCCGCCGCCCTCTTCCTGGTGGGCTTCTTCCCTATCAATTACGGAGATCTGCACGACAAGTTGACCTGGGTGTTCTTCATCTTCGTGATGTCCATGATTCTAATGGTGCCGCTGATGTGGAACACCAACAGGCTGGACAGAATAGCCTTTATCAGCATCATTATCGTTTCGGCCTTCAGTTTGATAGGCGAGGCTATGGTGCAATTGGGGCTGATCAGGAACGAGCTTTGCGAGATCCTGGTAGTGCTGGTCTTAGGCGTGTGGATCGTGGTCATCTCGGTGCTTATGCTGTTGAAGCTGCGGAAGGAGCGCCTGACGGTCACTCCCGATAACGGTAGCTGA
- the hypD gene encoding hydrogenase formation protein HypD — protein MKDLRYRDEGTASKIMEKLKGMDLDVRFMHVCGTHQDTLVKFGLEKMLSDVGVTIGQGPGCPVCVTTTKEVVETITLARAGMTITVFGDMMAVPTPIGSLADVKAEGADIRVVYSVEDALRMSHEVDRMVFMAIGFETTSPSTAYALLHSPPQNFSVLSCHRLLPPALQALFAMGEVRIDGLIQPGHVATIIGMEPFAPFAGPKGVPQVVTGFEPLDLLMGVYMLAKQVKEGRSEVENEYPRVVRPEGNPKAKEMLARAFKEEDRAWRGFPMLPLSALEVADDLSRHNARLVYENVLKGAPKVKEDMGGCRCGEVLRGLIRSEECPAFGHGCSPKRPMGPCMVSREGSCNISYRYRE, from the coding sequence ATGAAGGACCTCAGATATCGTGACGAGGGTACGGCCTCCAAGATAATGGAGAAGCTGAAAGGCATGGACCTGGACGTCCGGTTCATGCACGTCTGCGGCACGCATCAGGACACCCTGGTCAAGTTCGGTCTGGAGAAGATGCTCTCCGATGTCGGCGTGACCATCGGGCAGGGGCCGGGATGCCCCGTTTGCGTCACTACAACCAAGGAGGTCGTCGAGACCATAACCCTGGCCCGGGCCGGCATGACCATAACGGTGTTCGGGGACATGATGGCCGTGCCCACGCCCATCGGTTCGCTGGCGGACGTCAAGGCCGAGGGGGCGGACATACGTGTCGTTTATTCTGTCGAGGACGCTCTGCGCATGAGCCACGAGGTCGATCGCATGGTGTTCATGGCCATCGGCTTCGAGACCACCAGCCCTTCCACCGCCTACGCCCTGTTGCACTCCCCTCCCCAGAACTTCAGCGTGCTCAGCTGCCACCGGCTGCTGCCACCCGCCCTCCAAGCCCTCTTCGCCATGGGCGAGGTCAGGATAGACGGGCTCATCCAGCCGGGGCACGTGGCCACCATAATCGGCATGGAGCCCTTCGCTCCGTTCGCCGGTCCGAAAGGCGTTCCGCAGGTGGTCACCGGCTTCGAGCCCCTAGACCTTCTAATGGGCGTATACATGCTGGCCAAGCAAGTGAAGGAAGGGCGGTCCGAGGTGGAGAACGAATATCCCCGGGTGGTCCGACCGGAGGGCAATCCCAAGGCCAAGGAGATGCTGGCACGAGCGTTCAAAGAGGAGGACCGAGCCTGGCGCGGCTTCCCCATGCTGCCCCTGAGCGCCTTGGAAGTGGCCGACGACCTATCCAGGCACAACGCCCGCCTTGTCTACGAGAATGTTCTGAAGGGCGCTCCCAAGGTCAAGGAGGACATGGGCGGATGCCGCTGCGGCGAGGTGCTGCGTGGGCTGATCCGTTCGGAGGAGTGTCCGGCCTTCGGCCACGGCTGCTCGCCCAAGCGCCCCATGGGCCCTTGCATGGTCAGCCGGGAAGGCAGCTGCAACATCAGCTACCGTTATCGGGAGTGA
- the hypA gene encoding hydrogenase maturation nickel metallochaperone HypA produces the protein MHEVSVMSGIVESVLKELEKHKVLKVEEVSLTLGELTFLGEEQLQFAYEIITRETLLEGSKLVIEPEETELLCLSCGYQGKADKLGEEYHMTMPSLICPKCRGKVKVLKGQSCRVTSMKVVQ, from the coding sequence ATGCATGAAGTCTCGGTGATGTCCGGCATCGTGGAGAGCGTGCTCAAGGAACTGGAGAAGCACAAGGTCCTGAAGGTGGAGGAGGTCAGCCTGACCCTCGGCGAACTCACCTTCCTGGGCGAGGAGCAGCTGCAGTTCGCCTACGAGATAATCACCCGGGAAACGCTGCTCGAAGGCTCCAAGCTGGTGATCGAGCCGGAGGAGACCGAACTGCTCTGCCTGTCCTGCGGCTATCAGGGAAAGGCTGACAAGCTGGGCGAGGAATACCACATGACCATGCCCTCCCTGATCTGCCCCAAATGTCGGGGGAAGGTCAAGGTGCTGAAGGGACAGTCCTGCCGGGTGACGTCGATGAAGGTGGTGCAATAA
- a CDS encoding endonuclease III, whose product MDLRWLLRTMRDSVKGQAFPGLIDEGETWWERDPFHVMVATVLSQRTRDLNTYKASSDLFRRFYSPAEMAGAPLEELENIIRPVGFYKAKSKAIKEIARLVQENGGQVPKDIEAMTKWPMVGRKTANCVMAYAFKEPAICVDVHVHRISNRIGLADCKTPDETEIALRKKFPRGLWCDINATMVRFGQKVCLPRNPHCANCPVKDVCNYYAKLPKKV is encoded by the coding sequence ATGGACCTTAGGTGGCTGTTGCGGACCATGCGCGATTCGGTGAAGGGGCAGGCCTTCCCCGGCCTGATCGACGAGGGGGAGACCTGGTGGGAGAGGGACCCCTTCCATGTGATGGTGGCGACCGTTCTGTCCCAAAGGACCAGGGACCTCAATACCTACAAGGCGTCCTCGGACCTCTTCCGCCGTTTCTACAGCCCGGCGGAGATGGCCGGGGCTCCGCTCGAGGAACTGGAGAATATCATCCGACCGGTAGGCTTCTACAAGGCCAAGTCCAAGGCCATAAAGGAGATCGCCCGTCTGGTGCAGGAGAACGGGGGGCAGGTGCCCAAGGATATAGAGGCGATGACCAAATGGCCGATGGTAGGACGGAAGACGGCCAACTGCGTAATGGCCTACGCCTTCAAGGAACCGGCCATATGCGTGGACGTACACGTCCACCGCATCAGCAACCGCATCGGGCTGGCCGATTGCAAGACCCCGGACGAGACGGAGATAGCGCTGCGAAAAAAGTTCCCCCGGGGGTTGTGGTGCGACATAAACGCCACCATGGTTCGCTTCGGGCAAAAGGTGTGCCTTCCGCGCAATCCCCACTGCGCGAACTGTCCGGTAAAAGATGTGTGCAATTACTACGCCAAGCTGCCTAAGAAGGTATGA
- a CDS encoding bifunctional folylpolyglutamate synthase/dihydrofolate synthase translates to MNATLNEDLLWLYSLENAGLKLGLSNVRALLSRLGDPQDKFGTVHVAGSNGKGSVSALTASILRSGRYRTGLYTSPHLVRFTERITIDGVEMPEARLGKMISEVRELMDDGRFPRPLTFFEITTALSFLHFADQGVEEAVVEVGMGGRLDATNVLHPRCCVITPISLEHTAFLGDTVSKIAYEKASIIKEGVPVISSPQSPEALRMISHMARCHSSSLRAMGVDFQAECIGREMEGTTVRLPSLGTDVRLGLLGRYQCENAAVAAECALILGQHIELSKESILEGLAKVRWPGRLDVVLKGPLTILDVTHTPHGASVVAAELDILPGSPRILVVGMLRDKDVRGTMRILGPHFDQVICTSARTPRALSSEELLAACQGANPRCRTVEGVSNAVREARQLAGKKGMVMVSGSLYTVGEAMSYLEGRHGP, encoded by the coding sequence GTGAACGCCACTCTGAATGAGGATCTGCTCTGGTTGTATTCCCTGGAGAACGCCGGCCTCAAGCTGGGCCTGTCGAACGTGCGGGCCTTGCTGAGTCGCCTCGGAGACCCCCAGGACAAGTTCGGAACGGTGCACGTGGCCGGTTCCAACGGCAAAGGGTCCGTATCCGCCCTCACCGCCTCCATCCTGCGCTCCGGAAGATACCGCACCGGGCTGTACACCTCCCCCCACCTGGTCCGTTTCACCGAGAGGATCACCATCGACGGAGTGGAGATGCCCGAGGCCAGACTGGGCAAGATGATCTCCGAGGTCAGGGAGCTTATGGATGACGGAAGGTTCCCCCGCCCTCTGACCTTCTTCGAGATAACCACGGCCCTCTCCTTCCTGCATTTCGCCGATCAGGGGGTGGAGGAAGCAGTGGTGGAGGTGGGCATGGGCGGAAGGCTGGACGCTACGAACGTCCTTCATCCCCGGTGCTGCGTGATCACCCCCATCAGCCTGGAGCATACCGCTTTTCTGGGGGACACGGTGAGCAAGATCGCTTACGAGAAGGCCTCCATAATCAAAGAAGGCGTTCCGGTCATCTCCTCCCCCCAGTCGCCTGAGGCGCTTCGTATGATATCTCACATGGCCAGATGCCACTCCTCCTCCCTCAGGGCGATGGGAGTGGACTTCCAGGCGGAATGCATAGGAAGGGAAATGGAAGGAACGACGGTCCGCTTGCCGTCGCTGGGAACCGACGTGCGCCTCGGCTTGCTGGGAAGATACCAGTGCGAGAACGCGGCGGTGGCCGCGGAGTGCGCGCTGATCTTGGGGCAGCACATCGAACTGTCCAAGGAAAGCATCTTGGAAGGTCTGGCCAAGGTCAGATGGCCAGGGAGATTGGATGTGGTGCTCAAGGGGCCCCTTACCATCCTGGACGTCACCCACACCCCGCACGGAGCCTCGGTTGTGGCCGCAGAGCTGGACATCCTGCCAGGCTCCCCCCGCATATTGGTTGTTGGCATGCTGCGCGACAAGGACGTGCGAGGGACGATGAGAATCCTGGGGCCTCATTTCGACCAGGTCATCTGCACCAGCGCTCGCACGCCTCGAGCTTTGTCGTCCGAGGAGCTGCTCGCTGCCTGCCAGGGAGCGAACCCACGCTGCCGGACCGTGGAGGGCGTAAGCAACGCCGTACGGGAGGCCAGGCAGTTGGCCGGTAAAAAAGGAATGGTCATGGTCAGCGGCTCGCTGTACACGGTGGGCGAGGCCATGAGCTACTTGGAGGGAAGGCATGGACCTTAG
- a CDS encoding asparagine synthase-related protein: MRRSLEACLEARLDGKSGVMFSGGLDSSLLAAMARPYSQLQLYTVGFPGAHDIGAARKGAEELSLPWQQITLNDGMVRQGVHFLRSEMGLDDPLVISFELPLYFVCSVVPEIRLMSGQGADELFCGYARYAAMGTEERERAMRLDQENLLTRGRQLENRIVSYFGKEMICPYLCPEVVEAARRFSSGEMIGELGNKAPLRLLASDLMLSAAAAPKKAAQYGSGIANSIKRMASRDKMDLRSWVQEVRL; the protein is encoded by the coding sequence TTGCGGAGATCGTTGGAAGCGTGCCTGGAGGCCAGGCTGGATGGTAAGTCAGGGGTGATGTTCTCCGGAGGCCTGGACAGCTCTCTGCTTGCCGCCATGGCCCGGCCGTACAGCCAACTTCAACTGTACACCGTGGGGTTCCCCGGGGCTCACGACATAGGGGCGGCAAGAAAAGGTGCGGAGGAGCTGAGCTTGCCCTGGCAACAGATCACCCTGAACGATGGGATGGTCCGACAGGGCGTGCACTTTTTGCGCTCCGAGATGGGACTGGACGATCCTCTGGTCATATCATTCGAGCTACCCCTGTACTTCGTCTGTTCCGTCGTCCCCGAGATAAGGCTGATGAGCGGCCAGGGGGCCGACGAGCTTTTCTGCGGCTACGCCCGCTACGCGGCCATGGGAACCGAGGAAAGGGAAAGGGCCATGCGCTTGGACCAGGAAAATCTTTTGACCCGGGGGCGTCAATTGGAGAACCGCATCGTCAGCTACTTCGGGAAGGAGATGATCTGTCCTTACTTGTGTCCCGAGGTGGTCGAGGCCGCCCGCCGCTTCTCCTCCGGTGAGATGATCGGCGAGTTGGGCAATAAGGCGCCCCTCCGTCTTCTGGCATCGGATCTGATGCTGTCCGCCGCGGCCGCTCCAAAGAAGGCCGCGCAGTACGGCTCGGGCATCGCCAACTCCATAAAGAGGATGGCATCGAGGGATAAGATGGACCTCCGAAGCTGGGTCCAGGAGGTGCGCCTGTGA
- the nikR gene encoding nickel-responsive transcriptional regulator NikR, with protein sequence MDNVTRIGVSLEPELLEDFDKLIERKGYITRSEAIRDLIRSNMAKDIIKEDENAEVFGTITLFYSHHKGGVKERLMDIQHEHHHKILSSIHVHLDIEQCLEVLIVHGTVKEVRQLSDELGSVKGVIHRTLHRTPVILGEDHGEHHIHEQ encoded by the coding sequence ATGGATAATGTTACTAGGATTGGCGTCTCCCTCGAGCCGGAACTATTGGAGGATTTCGACAAGCTCATAGAGCGCAAGGGATACATCACCCGGTCCGAGGCCATAAGGGACCTGATCCGCAGCAATATGGCCAAGGATATCATCAAGGAAGATGAGAACGCCGAGGTCTTCGGGACCATCACCCTTTTCTACAGCCACCACAAGGGCGGGGTGAAGGAGCGTCTGATGGATATACAGCACGAACATCACCATAAAATATTATCCTCCATCCACGTCCATTTGGATATCGAGCAGTGCCTGGAGGTGCTGATCGTTCATGGGACCGTGAAGGAGGTCAGACAATTGTCTGACGAATTGGGCAGCGTAAAGGGCGTCATACACCGGACGCTGCACCGCACGCCAGTGATCCTGGGCGAGGACCACGGGGAACATCATATCCACGAGCAGTGA